A stretch of DNA from Brevibacillus ruminantium:
GGCAAAATCTATATCGGAGATCGGGATGTAAGCAATATCCCGGCCAACCAGCGCAATTGTGGAATGGTTTTTCAAAGCTATGCGCTTTTCCCACATCTCACCGTGTTTGAGAATGTGGCCTACAGTTTGCAGGTCCGCCGCTTTTATCAGGGAGGACTGGGCACAAAGCTGTCAGTTCTCGGCGGTATGTTGAACCGCAAATTGGGCAAGGTGGACAAGGATACAGAGAAAAAAGTTCGAGATTCTCTCGATTTTGTAGAACTGGGACATCTCGCTGACAGGCTGCCTGGACAGCTCTCCGGTGGGCAGCAGCAGCGGGTTGCCCTGGCACGAGCCTTGATCATGGAACCAGCGGTGCTGCTCATGGATGAGCCGCTTTCGAACCTGGACAAAAAACTTCGCAATAGCATGCGGGTGACAATACGCCGGATACAGCAAAAAGTGGGGATTACCACCATATTCGTTACCCATGACCAGGAAGAAGCGATGAGCATGGCTGACCGGGTAGCGGTCATGCAGGGAGGAAAGCTGGTCCAGGTGGATTCGCCTACAGCTTTATACAGCAATCCGTGTTCCACGTTTGTAGCCGATTTCGTTGGATCATCCAATATTTTCAAGGGTATGGTTAAATCCTCATCGGACCAGGGAACCGTGCTCCAACTGGACGGCGGCCAGTTGATCAGATCCTCATTTGGTACGACGCGTAGCGAGGTTGAAGTCATCATTCGCCCGGAAAGCATCATGCTCACAGCAGATCAATCGGAGAAGGAAGCGGCCAATTCGCTTGAGGGTACGATCACGATGTCAACGTATCTGGGGCCGAGCATTCGTTATGACGTTCAGGCAGGAAACCTGCAATTTGAAGTGGACAAGACATTTGAAGCCGGTACACCCTTGTTTTCTCCGGGTACGAAGGTGAAGCTGTCAATTGATCCCAATCTCGTGGTGATTCTATGATGAAGCGACTGGGACAATCCATTAACGGATTCACGGTGTTGAAATGGTTGATCTACCTGTTCTTCTTTCTCTTTTTGCTGGTTCCGTTGTTTTCGATCCTGCTGGTCAGCTTTACAGGCCAGCCGATCAATATCTTCGGGAGCTTCGTCAGCCAAAAGACATTGGCAAAGACGATGGAGAAATTATCCCATATTTCCCTGGATGCGTATTCCTCGCTCTTTCAAGGAAAGGGGTACTTTGATGCCCTGATCAACAGCTTGAAGCTGAGTACCGGCGTCGCTTTGCTGGTAACGATCGTCGTTTTGCCGATTGCTTATGCTTTTGCACGGACAAAAATGCCTTGGAAGCCGCTCTTTGCTGCGTTGTGTACGATTCCGTTGGTGGTACCCACTTTTATTTCCTCCTATGCATTTATGCTGATGTTCGGAAAAACGGGTTGGGTCAACCATATCTATCAAGCTCTGGGTGGACAAGGTGTGCTCTTTGACATCCAGTCAATGCTGGGAATTGTGCTGGTGCAGGTATTTTATTTCTTTCCGTATGCCTTATGGCCAATGGTAGCTGCTTTTAAAATCAGCGATTTAACCTTAGAGGAAGCATCACAAAACCTGGGTGCTCACGGCTGGTATACATTCCTGCGAGTGACAATGCCGCTGGCGATGCCGGGGATTGTCTCCAGCATGCTACTGATCTTTACCGTCAGCTTTTCCGATTTTGGAACGCCGATCATCCTTGCTCCAAAGGACCTGAACCTGATTGTCGTGGAAGCCTACAGGGAAATGGCCGGGTTCTTTAACTGGGCGGGTTCCGCTGTGCTAACTGTAATCATGCTGCTGGTGGCCGCCTTCTTCTTCTGGCTGCAGCGACTGGTTGTGAAAGGCAAAGAGTATGGAACCATTTCCGGCAAGCCGACACGTCAAAAACTGAACGATCACAAGGGAGTGGTCTCGGTTCTGACCACGTACTCATTTTTGGTCGTGCTGGTTCCTTTGTTGGGCGTCGGTTCGATTTTCCTGTCATCGCTGGCCACTACATGGGGACGTCATGCGTTGCCCGATGGTTATACACTGAGCCATTACCTGACAATCTTCAGCACCTCTCATAAAAATATTATGAACAGTCTGCTGCTTGCAGGTGGGGCACTGATTCTCAGCGTCATCATCGCGACGTTTGTCTCCTATTTTGTCGTGCGGCGCAATTCAGCCGGTCTTGATTTCGTCTCGTCAATTCCGCTGATCGTGCCAGGGATCTCACTGGGGATTGCGCTGATTCAGACGTTTAATACAGCTCCGCTCAAATTGACCGGAACAGCACTTTTACTGATCATTGCCTATACGATTCGCCGGATGCCGTACATGATCCGCTCTACAATGAGCTCGATGATGGCGATCCGAAAAGATATTGAAGAAGCGGCAGTCAATCTGGGTGCATCCAATCTCTTTGCAGCTATCACGGTGATTGGTCCGCTGATGGTGCCGGGGATTGCAGCCGGGGCGATCCTCGTGTTTGTCACCGTGATCAAGGAGACCAGTATCTCGCTATTGTTGGCTCCAACAGATTGGGCGCCGATGAGTCTGGCCGTATTCCAAAATCTCTTGCGGGGTGAATATTACACCGCATCTGCGATGGCCATTTTGATTGTTGCGATTGTAGTCGTGCTGCAATATCTGGCCAAAAAACTGACAAAAGACCAACTGTACTAAGGAGGGACAACCGTGAAAGGATTTATCTTTGACCTCGATGGTACAGTTTATCTGGGTGACCAGTTGATCGAGGGGGCAGCAGAGGCCATACAAACTCTGAGATCGCGTGGAGACAAGGTGGTATTCTTGTCGAACAAGCCAATCGCCACCCGACAATCCTACGCAGACAAGCTGACCCAGATGGGAATACCGACGGCTGTGGAGGACGTACTCAA
This window harbors:
- a CDS encoding ABC transporter ATP-binding protein, whose translation is MGSVKIENLHKSFNGIAALEDVSLEIREGEFFALLGPSGCGKTTTMRCVAGFENPTSGKIYIGDRDVSNIPANQRNCGMVFQSYALFPHLTVFENVAYSLQVRRFYQGGLGTKLSVLGGMLNRKLGKVDKDTEKKVRDSLDFVELGHLADRLPGQLSGGQQQRVALARALIMEPAVLLMDEPLSNLDKKLRNSMRVTIRRIQQKVGITTIFVTHDQEEAMSMADRVAVMQGGKLVQVDSPTALYSNPCSTFVADFVGSSNIFKGMVKSSSDQGTVLQLDGGQLIRSSFGTTRSEVEVIIRPESIMLTADQSEKEAANSLEGTITMSTYLGPSIRYDVQAGNLQFEVDKTFEAGTPLFSPGTKVKLSIDPNLVVIL
- a CDS encoding ABC transporter permease is translated as MMKRLGQSINGFTVLKWLIYLFFFLFLLVPLFSILLVSFTGQPINIFGSFVSQKTLAKTMEKLSHISLDAYSSLFQGKGYFDALINSLKLSTGVALLVTIVVLPIAYAFARTKMPWKPLFAALCTIPLVVPTFISSYAFMLMFGKTGWVNHIYQALGGQGVLFDIQSMLGIVLVQVFYFFPYALWPMVAAFKISDLTLEEASQNLGAHGWYTFLRVTMPLAMPGIVSSMLLIFTVSFSDFGTPIILAPKDLNLIVVEAYREMAGFFNWAGSAVLTVIMLLVAAFFFWLQRLVVKGKEYGTISGKPTRQKLNDHKGVVSVLTTYSFLVVLVPLLGVGSIFLSSLATTWGRHALPDGYTLSHYLTIFSTSHKNIMNSLLLAGGALILSVIIATFVSYFVVRRNSAGLDFVSSIPLIVPGISLGIALIQTFNTAPLKLTGTALLLIIAYTIRRMPYMIRSTMSSMMAIRKDIEEAAVNLGASNLFAAITVIGPLMVPGIAAGAILVFVTVIKETSISLLLAPTDWAPMSLAVFQNLLRGEYYTASAMAILIVAIVVVLQYLAKKLTKDQLY